One Clostridium estertheticum DNA segment encodes these proteins:
- the galE gene encoding UDP-glucose 4-epimerase GalE, whose product MSILVCGGAGYIGSHCVYELVERGEEVIVVDNLQTGHQGAIHPKAKFYEGDIRNFAFMDSVFKENSVEGVIHFAASSLVGESMENPLKYYNNNMHGTEVLLKAMVENDVKKIIFSSTAAVYGEPDRVPIEETDKTEPTNTYGETKLAMEKMMKWSDKAYGLKYIALRYFNVAGASENGLIGEDHRPETHLIPLVLEVPLGKREKISIFGEDYDTKDGTCIRDYIYVKDLINAHILAFNKLRDGYHSDVFNLGNGFGFSVKEIIEAAKTVTGKDIKAELCMRRAGDPAVLIASSMKAKEILGWEPKVKDIETIIGSAWNFHKNNINGFEDK is encoded by the coding sequence ATGAGTATATTAGTATGTGGTGGAGCAGGATATATAGGTTCACATTGTGTGTATGAATTAGTTGAAAGAGGAGAAGAGGTTATAGTAGTTGACAATCTTCAAACCGGACACCAAGGTGCAATACATCCAAAGGCGAAATTTTATGAGGGTGACATAAGAAACTTTGCTTTTATGGATAGTGTATTTAAAGAAAATAGTGTGGAAGGAGTAATACATTTTGCTGCGAGTTCTCTTGTGGGAGAAAGTATGGAAAATCCACTAAAGTATTATAACAATAATATGCATGGTACTGAAGTACTTCTGAAAGCTATGGTGGAAAATGATGTTAAAAAGATAATATTCTCATCAACAGCTGCAGTATATGGTGAGCCAGATAGAGTACCTATTGAAGAAACTGATAAGACGGAGCCAACTAACACTTATGGAGAAACAAAACTCGCCATGGAAAAAATGATGAAGTGGTCAGATAAGGCTTATGGATTAAAATATATTGCACTTAGATATTTCAATGTGGCAGGAGCGAGTGAAAATGGATTAATAGGTGAAGATCATAGGCCAGAAACTCATCTTATTCCCTTAGTACTAGAGGTTCCACTAGGAAAAAGAGAAAAAATATCAATATTTGGTGAAGACTATGATACAAAAGATGGAACATGTATAAGAGATTATATATATGTAAAAGACCTTATAAATGCTCATATATTGGCTTTTAACAAGCTTAGAGATGGATATCACAGCGATGTGTTTAATTTAGGAAATGGATTTGGATTTAGCGTAAAGGAAATAATAGAGGCAGCGAAAACTGTTACAGGTAAAGATATAAAAGCTGAGCTATGTATGCGAAGAGCCGGAGATCCCGCGGTGCTTATAGCTTCAAGTATGAAAGCTAAAGAAATTTTAGGCTGGGAACCTAAAGTTAAAGATATAGAAACTATAATAGGTTCTGCTTGGAATTTTCATAAGAACAATATAAATGGATTCGAGGATAAATAA
- a CDS encoding LacI family DNA-binding transcriptional regulator: protein MATIKDIAKVAGVSIATVSRVLNFDDKLTVPDATKQRIFEAAEELNYTKKTEKNVKKSTYKVAIANWYTEKEEVLDPYYLSIRMAIEKKCASENIEVVKLSPFFTTYIKEVDGIIAIGKFGHMEVEKLRTVSESIVFVDSSPESEVYDSVVCDLKYATINIVNYLDGLGHKNIGFISGAEYVNGNKEIFVDRRERTYKEEMHARGVDYKEKVYIGEFTPQSGYELMKRALGDKNKVTAYIIANDSMAIGAYRAISEAGLKIPEDISVVSYNDNITSQFIVPALTTVKIHMEFMGETAVELMIEKLKDGREIAKKIVIPTKLIKRDSCAKLN, encoded by the coding sequence ATGGCAACAATAAAAGATATTGCAAAGGTGGCTGGCGTGTCAATTGCTACTGTATCTAGGGTATTAAATTTTGATGATAAGTTAACTGTACCAGACGCTACAAAACAAAGAATATTTGAAGCAGCGGAGGAGTTAAATTATACAAAAAAGACAGAAAAAAATGTAAAGAAGAGTACTTATAAGGTAGCCATAGCAAATTGGTACACTGAGAAAGAAGAAGTACTAGATCCATATTATTTATCTATAAGAATGGCTATAGAGAAAAAATGTGCCAGTGAAAATATAGAAGTAGTAAAATTATCACCATTTTTTACTACATATATAAAAGAAGTAGATGGAATTATAGCTATTGGAAAATTTGGTCATATGGAAGTAGAAAAGCTTAGAACAGTATCTGAAAGCATTGTGTTTGTTGATTCCTCCCCAGAAAGTGAAGTCTATGATTCTGTAGTATGTGATTTGAAATATGCCACTATCAATATAGTAAATTATTTAGATGGCCTTGGGCATAAAAACATTGGATTTATTAGTGGCGCGGAATATGTTAACGGGAACAAAGAGATCTTTGTTGATAGACGAGAAAGAACCTATAAAGAAGAAATGCATGCTAGGGGTGTAGACTACAAGGAAAAAGTATATATAGGTGAATTCACACCACAAAGTGGGTATGAGCTTATGAAAAGGGCATTAGGAGATAAAAACAAGGTAACAGCCTACATAATAGCTAATGATTCTATGGCAATAGGGGCCTACAGAGCTATAAGTGAAGCAGGCCTAAAAATACCAGAAGACATTAGTGTAGTATCATATAACGATAATATAACCTCACAGTTTATAGTGCCCGCATTAACTACTGTTAAAATACACATGGAGTTTATGGGTGAAACTGCTGTAGAATTAATGATTGAAAAGTTAAAAGATGGAAGAGAAATAGCTAAAAAAATTGTTATACCTACAAAGCTTATAAAGAGAGATAGTTGCGCAAAATTAAATTAA
- a CDS encoding amino acid permease, whose protein sequence is MNSTKKLGLWTLVMLIFVPTFGFGNIASNAVSLGPAAIPSWLIVSLLFFLPLSIMIAELASANKDKEGGLYTWIECSIGPKWAFIGTWSYFVANLFYLQMVFTRIPVMVSWTIFGENRFNDTNAYLLPWIGLGLAIALTYIATTGVKRFSKISDLGGKLTLAVTVIFILFAVVGVLVGKQPSATAFTAGSVIPKFDADYFSTFSWLILAVAGAEVAGTYIKDVENPKKVFPKAVILATMFIAGAYVLGSLAICLVASPDLITKAGVKDAGYVVYKILAENWGLNGKIFVQIYALILTISSIAAYVVWLESPIRAMFSEVPDGTFPKFLTKKREDGTLVNALWVQCGVLLVLIIVPLAGLNSIDDFFNLLTTLSALSLAIPYIVLAAAYLTFRLKGNVPPFVMLKSKVAVVIASTVVFILGVLAFFGAGWGDIAGSKSFSEAIVPILKNYGGPVGFIIFGFFITYLTKMFSKSDIKNN, encoded by the coding sequence ATGAACAGCACGAAAAAACTTGGTTTATGGACCTTGGTAATGTTAATTTTTGTTCCAACCTTTGGGTTTGGAAATATTGCGTCAAATGCAGTGTCACTTGGACCTGCAGCAATTCCATCATGGCTTATAGTCTCCCTATTATTCTTTTTACCACTATCAATAATGATAGCGGAGCTGGCTTCTGCTAATAAAGATAAGGAGGGAGGGTTATACACCTGGATAGAATGTTCAATTGGGCCAAAATGGGCATTTATAGGTACTTGGTCATACTTCGTTGCAAATTTATTCTATTTGCAAATGGTGTTCACAAGAATACCTGTTATGGTATCCTGGACTATTTTTGGCGAAAATAGATTTAATGATACAAACGCGTATTTGTTGCCTTGGATAGGATTGGGACTAGCTATAGCCTTAACTTATATAGCTACAACCGGAGTTAAGAGGTTTTCAAAAATCAGTGATTTAGGTGGAAAATTAACGTTAGCTGTTACAGTTATATTTATATTGTTTGCTGTTGTAGGAGTATTAGTTGGAAAACAACCATCAGCTACAGCATTCACTGCAGGATCAGTTATTCCGAAATTTGATGCCGATTATTTTTCAACCTTCTCATGGTTGATTCTAGCTGTTGCAGGAGCTGAGGTGGCAGGAACATATATTAAAGATGTTGAGAATCCTAAAAAGGTTTTCCCAAAAGCCGTTATTTTAGCGACTATGTTTATAGCTGGAGCATATGTACTAGGATCCCTTGCAATATGCTTAGTTGCATCACCTGACTTAATAACCAAAGCTGGTGTTAAAGATGCAGGTTATGTTGTTTATAAGATATTAGCAGAAAACTGGGGTTTAAATGGTAAAATATTTGTTCAAATATATGCACTAATTTTAACAATATCATCTATAGCCGCATACGTGGTTTGGTTAGAATCTCCAATTAGAGCGATGTTCTCAGAGGTCCCTGATGGTACCTTCCCTAAATTCTTAACTAAGAAACGTGAAGATGGAACATTGGTAAATGCACTTTGGGTTCAGTGTGGAGTACTATTAGTATTAATAATAGTGCCACTAGCAGGACTTAACTCCATAGATGATTTTTTCAATCTACTGACTACCTTATCAGCTCTATCCCTTGCAATACCTTATATTGTTCTTGCAGCTGCATATTTAACATTTAGACTTAAAGGTAACGTACCTCCGTTTGTAATGTTAAAATCAAAAGTAGCAGTAGTGATAGCTTCAACTGTTGTTTTCATCCTAGGTGTATTAGCCTTCTTTGGAGCAGGGTGGGGAGACATTGCTGGATCTAAGAGCTTTTCAGAGGCTATAGTTCCAATATTAAAGAACTATGGCGGACCAGTAGGATTTATAATTTTTGGTTTCTTTATAACATATTTAACAAAAATGTTTAGTAAGAGTGATATTAAAAATAATTAA
- a CDS encoding C40 family peptidase: protein MKKVKRVTSFALALLVAGSISINSANVQAKGAILGTGVASSAKQTELTGATIVAYAKKLTGIPYKSGGTTKAGFDCSGFTKYVYSQFDITLPRTAKDQTSKGTVVSKANLRVGDLVFFGAAISHVGMYVGDGMFIHSPKPGSSVKIAELKYMPNYNTARRII, encoded by the coding sequence ATGAAAAAGGTTAAAAGAGTTACATCATTTGCTCTTGCATTATTAGTTGCAGGATCAATAAGTATAAACAGTGCTAACGTACAAGCTAAGGGAGCTATATTGGGAACAGGTGTTGCATCATCTGCAAAACAAACTGAGCTTACAGGTGCTACTATTGTGGCCTACGCAAAAAAACTCACTGGTATACCCTATAAAAGTGGTGGAACTACTAAAGCTGGATTTGATTGCTCAGGTTTCACTAAGTATGTTTATAGTCAATTCGACATAACATTGCCTCGCACAGCTAAAGATCAAACATCAAAAGGCACAGTGGTTAGTAAAGCTAACTTACGTGTAGGCGATTTGGTTTTCTTTGGTGCGGCAATAAGTCATGTTGGTATGTACGTCGGAGATGGAATGTTTATACATTCACCTAAACCAGGTTCAAGTGTTAAAATTGCAGAACTAAAATATATGCCAAATTATAATACAGCCAGAAGAATAATTTAA
- the pepI gene encoding proline iminopeptidase has protein sequence MKITEGYIPYLEYKTYYRIVGECTGNKKPLLLLHGGPGSTHNYFEVLDKVAEDGRAVIMYDQLGCGLSATPSRPDLWCAKTWIEELIQLRKHLGLDEIHLLGQSWGGMQAIQYACENKPEGIKSYILSSTLPYSTLWEKEQRRRIAYLPQEMQDAIAKAEKAGDYSSKEYKQAEAEFMLRHCAGLVGPDSPECLRRPKVAGTEAYVTAWGQNEFSPSGTLKNFDFMKEIEDIKEPCLIISGLLDLCSPLVAKTMYDKIPNSEWELFEFSRHMPFVEENEKYIEVLNKWLNKND, from the coding sequence ATGAAGATTACTGAAGGCTATATTCCATATCTAGAATATAAAACTTACTATCGTATAGTAGGTGAATGCACAGGAAATAAAAAGCCATTGCTTTTATTACACGGTGGACCGGGTTCTACACACAATTATTTTGAAGTACTTGACAAAGTTGCGGAAGATGGACGTGCGGTTATTATGTATGACCAATTGGGATGCGGATTGTCCGCAACACCTTCCCGTCCTGACTTATGGTGTGCGAAGACATGGATTGAAGAGTTAATCCAGTTACGTAAACACTTAGGCTTAGACGAAATCCACTTATTGGGACAATCTTGGGGAGGAATGCAGGCAATTCAATATGCTTGTGAAAACAAACCAGAAGGAATCAAGAGCTATATCTTATCCAGCACTTTACCATATTCCACATTATGGGAAAAAGAACAGCGTCGAAGGATTGCATACCTTCCGCAGGAAATGCAAGATGCCATTGCGAAAGCAGAAAAAGCCGGAGATTACTCATCAAAAGAATATAAGCAAGCAGAAGCGGAATTCATGCTTCGTCATTGTGCAGGCCTAGTAGGACCGGATTCACCAGAATGCTTAAGACGTCCAAAGGTTGCTGGAACAGAAGCTTATGTAACTGCATGGGGTCAAAATGAATTCAGCCCATCTGGTACATTAAAAAACTTTGATTTTATGAAAGAGATTGAAGATATTAAAGAACCTTGTTTAATCATCAGCGGTTTGCTTGATCTTTGCTCACCACTTGTTGCAAAAACAATGTATGACAAGATTCCAAATTCAGAATGGGAATTATTTGAATTCAGCCGCCATATGCCATTCGTAGAGGAGAATGAGAAATATATAGAAGTGCTTAATAAGTGGTTGAATAAAAACGACTAA
- a CDS encoding AI-2E family transporter, with protein MRIDKKLLEYCLYATGTVLLIYMGIIIVNNIGSIFSLLSSTLGRIIGLVKPLLIALVIVYLLKPGVKSIENFLEKRKIFKKVNVRRTVGILGVYTLVVAVFVGIISGIYIMVGGKLSNNITITNMTEYLTNYLKHSTLSVSAISEKLQSLNILGGNLNEKIAQIVSYVQSYFSTSIETMTNSIVSIGGNIASFLIAIVLSIYLLKDYEYFIGLWNKIFNLIFGKSRVGNTFKEVLGTMDDTFYKYIRGQLLEACVVGVLSGVVLYFIGIDYAFIIGIIAGICNMIPYIGPIVGTILAVIMALLSGQPITALWATIGMIVVQQVDNNLLAPKIVGDSVGLHPVFTMLAIIMGGSLGGLVGMLIAVPVAASLKIVLSRWYTSHMERTTT; from the coding sequence ATGAGAATAGATAAAAAATTATTGGAATACTGCTTATATGCTACGGGGACAGTACTTTTAATTTATATGGGAATAATAATTGTTAATAATATAGGTAGTATATTTTCACTGTTATCAAGTACATTAGGTCGGATCATTGGACTTGTTAAACCGTTACTTATAGCATTAGTAATTGTATACTTATTGAAACCAGGTGTGAAAAGCATTGAAAATTTCTTGGAAAAGAGAAAAATATTTAAAAAGGTAAATGTAAGAAGGACTGTGGGAATCTTAGGAGTTTATACATTAGTAGTTGCAGTTTTTGTAGGGATTATTAGTGGAATATATATTATGGTTGGAGGGAAACTTTCCAATAATATAACTATAACAAATATGACAGAATACCTAACTAATTATTTAAAGCACTCAACCTTGTCAGTTAGTGCTATTAGCGAAAAATTACAAAGTTTGAATATATTAGGTGGAAATTTAAATGAAAAAATTGCTCAAATTGTAAGCTATGTGCAATCATATTTTTCTACAAGTATTGAAACTATGACAAATTCTATTGTATCTATAGGCGGCAATATAGCTTCATTTTTGATAGCTATAGTATTAAGTATTTATTTATTGAAGGACTATGAGTATTTTATAGGTTTATGGAATAAAATTTTTAATCTTATTTTTGGAAAAAGTCGTGTAGGAAATACATTTAAAGAAGTATTAGGTACTATGGATGATACATTTTACAAATATATAAGAGGTCAATTACTAGAAGCTTGCGTTGTTGGAGTTTTATCTGGTGTGGTACTGTATTTTATTGGAATAGACTATGCTTTTATAATAGGAATTATTGCAGGTATTTGTAATATGATACCCTATATAGGGCCTATTGTTGGAACTATTCTTGCAGTAATTATGGCACTACTAAGTGGACAACCTATTACAGCATTATGGGCAACCATTGGAATGATTGTAGTTCAACAAGTTGATAATAACTTGCTTGCACCCAAAATTGTGGGAGATAGCGTGGGACTTCATCCCGTATTCACAATGCTTGCCATTATTATGGGTGGAAGTTTAGGTGGACTTGTAGGGATGCTTATAGCGGTACCTGTCGCTGCTTCTTTGAAGATAGTACTAAGTAGATGGTATACTTCTCACATGGAGCGAACAACTACTTAG
- the galT gene encoding UDP-glucose--hexose-1-phosphate uridylyltransferase produces the protein MAVNISIEVQKLLYYALRKQLIETEDIIYTKNRLLEALSLDEIENVNIEDENYGIQGVLDNITDWAYENEKIEDKGIVTRDLFDTKIMACLIGRPSEIIREFKIRYNESPSSATDYFYGLSIDSNYIRWERIQKDLKWKCSTEYGYIDITINLSKPEKDPKAIAMAKNLKTSGYPTCLLCKENEGYAGRINHPARGNHRIIPVELNGEKWFLQYSPYVYYNEHCIVIKGEHEPMKICKETFTRLLDFVAQYPDYIVGSNADLPIVGGSILSHDHFQGGNYEFAMAKAKVEKEFVVDGFEGATIGRVKWPMSVVRIRGYDSETLVNLAYHILNSWKNYSDESAEIIAFTQGVPHNTITPIARRRGDAYEIDLVLRNNRTSQQHPDGIFHPHEELHHIKKENIGLIEVMGLAVLPSRLKTEIKELSYYLINKNKINDLDNCEELVKHKKWALQLVQKYSDINETNVDEILKSEIGMIFSEVLEHSGVFKRDGSGIRAFNKFINSLYKK, from the coding sequence ATGGCAGTAAATATTTCTATAGAGGTTCAAAAGCTACTTTATTATGCACTAAGGAAGCAGTTAATAGAAACAGAGGATATAATATATACAAAAAACAGGCTTTTAGAAGCACTATCACTAGATGAAATTGAAAATGTGAACATTGAAGATGAAAATTATGGAATACAAGGAGTTTTAGATAATATAACTGATTGGGCTTATGAAAATGAAAAAATAGAAGACAAAGGTATAGTTACCAGAGATTTATTTGATACAAAAATAATGGCTTGTTTAATAGGAAGACCATCAGAAATAATAAGAGAATTTAAAATACGCTATAATGAAAGTCCAAGTAGTGCAACGGATTACTTTTATGGATTGTCAATTGATTCGAATTATATAAGATGGGAAAGAATACAAAAGGATTTAAAGTGGAAATGCTCCACAGAGTATGGTTATATTGATATTACTATTAATTTATCTAAACCTGAAAAGGATCCGAAGGCCATTGCAATGGCTAAGAATTTAAAGACAAGTGGCTATCCAACCTGTCTACTTTGCAAAGAAAATGAGGGCTATGCAGGTAGAATAAACCACCCAGCTAGAGGCAATCACAGGATTATACCAGTTGAATTAAACGGTGAAAAATGGTTTTTACAATATTCTCCTTACGTTTACTATAATGAACATTGTATAGTGATTAAGGGTGAACATGAGCCTATGAAAATATGCAAAGAGACTTTTACGAGGCTACTAGATTTTGTTGCGCAATATCCAGATTATATTGTAGGCTCTAATGCAGACCTTCCCATAGTTGGAGGCTCAATATTAAGTCATGATCATTTCCAAGGTGGAAACTATGAATTTGCTATGGCAAAGGCAAAGGTTGAGAAAGAATTTGTAGTGGATGGTTTTGAGGGAGCAACTATTGGTAGAGTTAAATGGCCTATGAGTGTTGTTAGAATAAGGGGTTATGATAGTGAAACCTTGGTTAATTTAGCCTATCACATTTTAAATAGTTGGAAGAATTATTCTGATGAAAGTGCAGAGATAATAGCATTTACTCAGGGTGTGCCACATAACACAATAACACCTATAGCTAGAAGACGAGGTGATGCTTATGAGATAGATCTAGTTCTAAGAAATAATAGAACATCCCAGCAGCATCCAGATGGAATTTTCCATCCACATGAAGAATTGCATCATATAAAGAAAGAAAATATTGGGCTTATTGAGGTTATGGGACTTGCAGTACTACCATCAAGACTAAAAACAGAGATAAAAGAACTTAGTTATTATTTAATAAATAAAAATAAAATTAATGATTTGGACAATTGCGAGGAGCTTGTGAAACATAAAAAATGGGCATTGCAATTAGTTCAAAAATATTCAGATATAAATGAAACAAATGTAGATGAAATACTAAAAAGTGAAATAGGTATGATATTTTCAGAGGTTCTAGAACATTCGGGGGTATTTAAAAGGGATGGAAGTGGAATACGAGCTTTTAATAAATTTATAAATAGTCTATATAAAAAATAA
- the tnpA gene encoding IS200/IS605 family transposase codes for MENEYRRTQTTVSLINYHFVFCPRYRRKIFLIPNVEERFKHMVKFICEELDIEIIAIECDKDYTHMFLNCLPTLSPSDIMQKIKGGTSRVLRGEFLELNKMPSLWTRSYFVSTSGVCSETIKKYVENQKTRY; via the coding sequence ATGGAAAATGAATATAGAAGAACACAGACCACAGTAAGTTTAATTAATTATCATTTTGTATTTTGTCCGAGGTATAGAAGAAAAATATTCTTAATACCTAATGTAGAAGAAAGATTTAAACATATGGTCAAATTTATTTGTGAGGAGTTAGACATTGAAATAATAGCCATAGAATGTGATAAAGACTATACACATATGTTTTTAAATTGTCTTCCAACGTTAAGTCCTTCAGACATAATGCAAAAAATAAAAGGTGGAACAAGTAGAGTTTTAAGAGGTGAGTTTCTAGAATTAAACAAAATGCCGAGTTTATGGACGCGAAGTTATTTTGTATCAACTTCTGGAGTATGTAGTGAAACTATAAAGAAATATGTAGAAAATCAAAAGACAAGATATTGA
- a CDS encoding galactokinase, producing the protein MIEKLKDMFKRVYDAEVEKVFFAPGRVNLIGEHTDYNGGNVFPCALTFGTYALIKVRTDKKIRFYSENFEALGIIEVNIDEIEYDCKHDWANYPKGVIWAFENKGMKIDSGFDILFYGNIPNGAGLSSSASIEVVTGVVLRDLYNFPINMVDIAERSQEAENQFIGVNCGIMDQFAIAMGKKDCAILLDTNTLKYEYASIKLNGASIVIANTNKRRGLADSKYNERRTECETALVNLQTVLKINSLCELNEEEFEENRHLIKDEVCAKRAKHAIYENQRTLKAVKALENSDIELFGKLMNKSHISLRDDYEVTGIELDTLVEIAWKRPGVIGSRMTGAGFGGCTVSIVKDEFVDDFIKNVGVEYKSKIGYAAVFYVAQIGDGARKIY; encoded by the coding sequence ATGATTGAAAAGTTAAAAGATATGTTTAAAAGAGTTTATGATGCAGAGGTAGAAAAGGTTTTTTTTGCTCCAGGGAGGGTTAATTTGATAGGGGAGCATACAGATTATAACGGAGGCAATGTTTTTCCTTGTGCATTAACGTTTGGTACTTATGCACTAATTAAAGTGAGAACTGATAAAAAAATAAGATTTTATTCAGAGAATTTTGAAGCTCTAGGAATAATTGAAGTGAATATAGATGAGATAGAATATGACTGTAAGCATGATTGGGCAAACTATCCAAAGGGAGTAATTTGGGCTTTTGAGAACAAGGGTATGAAAATAGATAGTGGATTTGATATATTATTTTATGGAAATATCCCAAATGGTGCAGGATTATCTTCTTCAGCATCTATTGAAGTAGTTACAGGTGTAGTTTTAAGGGATTTATACAATTTTCCTATTAATATGGTTGATATTGCAGAGCGAAGTCAAGAAGCTGAAAATCAATTTATAGGTGTTAATTGTGGCATTATGGATCAGTTCGCTATAGCAATGGGTAAAAAAGATTGCGCAATACTTTTGGATACAAACACATTAAAATATGAATATGCGAGCATAAAACTTAATGGGGCATCTATAGTAATAGCAAACACCAATAAAAGAAGAGGGCTTGCTGATTCTAAATACAATGAAAGAAGAACAGAATGTGAAACAGCTCTTGTGAATTTACAAACTGTGCTAAAGATAAATTCTCTTTGTGAACTAAATGAAGAAGAATTTGAAGAAAATAGACATCTTATAAAAGATGAAGTTTGTGCAAAAAGGGCAAAGCATGCTATTTATGAAAATCAAAGAACTTTAAAGGCAGTAAAAGCTCTCGAAAATAGTGATATAGAGTTATTTGGAAAGTTAATGAATAAGTCTCATATATCACTAAGAGATGATTATGAGGTTACAGGCATAGAACTCGATACATTAGTTGAAATTGCTTGGAAAAGACCAGGAGTTATAGGATCAAGAATGACCGGTGCAGGCTTTGGGGGGTGCACAGTAAGTATAGTTAAAGATGAATTTGTAGATGATTTTATTAAAAATGTAGGAGTGGAATATAAAAGCAAGATAGGCTACGCGGCAGTGTTTTATGTAGCTCAAATAGGTGATGGTGCAAGAAAAATCTACTAA
- a CDS encoding NAD(P)/FAD-dependent oxidoreductase, with protein MYDVIIIGSGVVGSAIARKLSRFNLKICILEKEDDVGTGASKANSGIVHGGYAAKYGTLKGQLCGKGNKMYRELQGELNFGYRKTGALVIGFNEEDEKKITELYENGLKMGCDDLEIIGGEKLKELEPHLNSEVTVALYAKSVGVTSPYEFTIALVENAITNGVELKLENEVISIENLEEKFIVHTNKENIEARYIINAAGHHSDKIANMVGLDDFKIIPKRGQYILMGKDQGHLVNTVIFQVPTDKGKGILVTTTYHGNFMLGPNAEEVSDKDDVATTAKSLKYVIETARRSISDFDVRKTLTTFSGIRATSNTGDFIIEESKVKRFINVAGIDSPGLTSSPAIAEMVADILVNCGIVLVEKDNFISYRKGIIVKKDNNFHGKVDDEDPAKNIICRCEVVTEAEIVDAIHRNIPISSTDAIKRRTRAGMGICQANFCRSRVVAIIARELNIDPDKVTVRGNISSKPPVRAEINLIRKLR; from the coding sequence ATGTATGATGTGATTATTATAGGGTCAGGAGTAGTGGGGTCCGCTATAGCTAGGAAACTTTCAAGATTTAATTTGAAGATATGTATTTTAGAAAAAGAAGATGATGTTGGTACGGGAGCGTCAAAAGCCAATAGTGGTATAGTTCATGGTGGATATGCTGCTAAGTATGGTACATTAAAGGGACAATTATGCGGAAAAGGTAACAAAATGTATAGAGAACTCCAGGGAGAGTTAAATTTTGGATATAGGAAGACAGGAGCTTTGGTCATTGGATTTAATGAAGAGGATGAGAAAAAAATTACGGAGCTTTATGAAAATGGTTTAAAAATGGGATGCGATGATTTAGAGATAATTGGAGGAGAGAAACTAAAAGAATTAGAACCACATTTAAATAGTGAAGTTACGGTAGCACTTTATGCTAAAAGTGTAGGGGTTACCTCCCCTTATGAATTTACGATTGCATTAGTAGAAAATGCTATCACAAACGGTGTAGAGCTTAAGCTTGAGAATGAAGTAATATCTATAGAAAACTTAGAAGAAAAATTTATTGTACATACAAATAAAGAGAACATTGAAGCAAGATATATTATAAATGCCGCTGGACACCACAGCGATAAAATAGCTAATATGGTAGGACTTGACGATTTCAAAATAATACCTAAAAGAGGTCAATATATTTTGATGGGAAAAGATCAGGGTCACTTGGTTAACACTGTTATTTTTCAAGTGCCTACAGATAAGGGCAAAGGAATATTAGTAACTACCACCTATCATGGTAACTTTATGTTAGGACCTAATGCAGAAGAAGTAAGTGATAAAGATGATGTAGCAACTACCGCCAAGTCTTTAAAATATGTCATAGAAACAGCTAGAAGGTCCATATCAGATTTTGATGTAAGAAAGACCTTAACTACTTTTTCAGGTATAAGAGCTACTAGCAATACGGGGGATTTTATCATTGAGGAGAGCAAGGTCAAAAGATTCATAAATGTTGCGGGCATAGACTCTCCGGGACTTACATCATCTCCTGCCATAGCTGAAATGGTAGCAGACATACTCGTGAACTGCGGAATAGTGCTTGTGGAGAAAGATAATTTTATTTCATACAGAAAAGGGATAATAGTTAAAAAAGATAATAATTTTCATGGAAAAGTTGATGATGAGGATCCAGCAAAGAATATAATATGCAGATGTGAGGTAGTAACAGAAGCAGAAATTGTGGATGCTATTCATAGAAATATCCCCATTAGTTCTACTGATGCTATTAAAAGACGTACAAGAGCAGGAATGGGAATCTGCCAAGCAAATTTTTGTAGATCTAGAGTTGTGGCTATAATAGCAAGAGAACTTAATATTGATCCAGATAAAGTTACAGTAAGAGGAAATATTTCATCTAAACCACCTGTTAGAGCGGAAATAAATTTGATTAGGAAATTGAGATAA